The window CAATGTCAACCTACGAAACCAAACAACAAGAAATTATATCATTATCTTAAATAAAAATCTACACAAAAGCATTGAATGCGTGGTTACTATTTAAAAATGTAATCACATAATTCTTTGTCTTTAAAATTACTGTATTTTATGCTAAATTTCGTATATGTATGTAGAGCTTGTCTCTTTCACGCCTGAACCTGAAAAGCTATGTGCTTTAGCAGCTCGCATCTGCTATACGGACAAAGAGTGGCAGATATTGAAACAATCCATTACAGAAAAAGAAATACACAATCTATTAGAAAGAGTAATTTCCTCTGGACACCTGTCCGTCATTGAACACGCTTCTTTTTCCTTTTATATCGAGGGTATATCCCGTGCCTGCAGCCATCAATTAGTAAGGCATCGTCTCGCCTCATTTTCTCAACGAAGTCACAGATATTCAAAAGCAGAAGGATTTGTTACACCCCCATCGTTAAAAAATGAAAAAAAATATCTTGAAACCTTAAATAAGGCACAAAAAACATATAATCTACTATTAAAAAAGGGCATAAAGAAAGAAGATGCAAGATTTATCTTGCCTCAAGCCATATCTACCCGTATTTTTCTCACTATGAACGCCAGAGAACTTCTACATTTCTTTCGCCTGCGTTGCTGCTACCGCGCTCAATGGGAAATCAGGGAGATAGCAACGGAGATGCTAAAACAGGCAAAAAAAGTAGCACCTTTCATTTTTAAAGTAGCCGGTCCTCCCTGCCTTACAGGACCATGCCCAGAAAAAGAACCCTGCGGGACAAACATAATAGAGATTAGAAATTTCTTCAAAAATCTATGATAGGAAAATTATTTGTCATTGCCACACCCATAGGAAATATGAAGGATATAACCTTGCGTGCCATCGATACTTTAAAAGATGTAGATATCATCTTTGCAGAAAGGCCCAGACATTCATTGAGACTATTGTCCCATTACGGAATAAGCAAATCTCTTTATTTATATAATGATAGAAACTGGCAAAAGCAAATAGAAAATGCCTTAAAATTAGTAAAAGGCGGAAAAAATATTGCTTTAATCTCAGATGCTGGGACTCCTGCCATTCAAGACCCAGGCTATCGTATGGTGCAATATTTCCGCCAAAAAAATATTGATGTTATTCCCATACCTGGTCCCTGCGCTTCCATATGTGCCCTGCAAGCCTCCGGTCTGCCCACCGATAAATTTGTGTTCTTAGGTTTCCTTCCTCGCTCTCCAGGAAAAAAGAAAAAACTCTTAAAAACATACGGCTCCTTAGATGCCACCTTGGTCATCTATGAATCACCATTAAGGGTAAAGAAAACATTAGATGATATAAATGAAATATTGGGTGAAAGAGAGGTGGTGATAGCCAGAGAATTGACAAAGATCTACGAAGAGTTTCTATTTGGCACCCCTCCTACACTTATTCCAAAAGTAGAAAAGATAAAAGGGGAATGCGTAATCCTGGTAAAAAAAAGTGATTAAAAATATCATAAAGGGTGCAAAAACAATCGGCTTTTATACCATTCTAAGCAGAATAATGGGCTTTTTTAGAGACATTGTTATCGCCCATTTTTTTGGTGCCTCACTTCTAACCGACATATTTTTTGTCTCCTTCCGCATACCCAATACCTTCCGTGCATTCTTAGGTGAGGGGGCAATGAATGCCGCGGTAGTGCCTGTTTTATCCAACTATAAAAAAGATGCAGAGGCAACAGGCAATCTTGTTGTAGTATTTTTCTTTATCTTCCTTGCTTTGACGGCAGTAGGTGTTCTCTTTCCTCAAATCTTTGCTTACATATTTGCCCCCGGTTTATTAAAACATCCTTTACTCATAAAACTTATCCGCATAAATTTCCCATACATTCTGCTTATCGGCTCAGCCATTCTCTTCTCCGGTATAATGAATACACACAAACACTTTGGCATCCCCGCTTTCTCTCCTGTCCTTTTAAATGTAAGTCTTATCGCCTGCACTTATATCTTCTATAATTTCTTTCATGTTCACATCTACGCTTTATGCGTAGGCGTACTAATGGGTGGATTGCTTCAAATGCTGTTTTGCATGGGAGGTGTATTTTACCTGCATATCCCCATAAAATTATCCTTATCTTTTAAGCCTTCTACAAAAAAAATTTTTACATTATTATTACCTGCTTTAGGATCAATGGCTGCTATTCAACTCTATTCTGTATTCAGCACACTCATCGCCAGCTTACTTGAAAAAGGCAGCATTTCCTATATCTGGTATGCTGACCGTCTATTTCAACTACCATTTGCCGTCCTTTCTATAAGCCTTTCTCAAGCTGCATTACCCTATCTCGCCGATATAAAAAAAGAGGAGATAAACACTCATCTCTCTCACCTGTTCCGTCTTATCACATTCATTATTCCCCCAATTAGTGTTTTTCTTATAATATGGGGAGAAGATGTGGTGAGAATTGTATTCGTAAGAGGGGCATTTACACTTTCCAACGCCCACAACACTTACCTTGCCCTGGCTATGTTTATGATTGGTCTCCTGCCTTATTCCTATGTAAAACTCTTCTCGTCAATCTTTTATTCGCTTAAAGATACAAAAACACCGATGAAAGTAGCCGTTAAAACAGCAATCTTTTCCATCGCTATGGCTTTCTTATTGGGTTTTACCTTAGGTTTTTGGGGATTGGCATTGGCTTTTTCCTTAGGTGGCATAACCAATGCCTTTTTATTATCGCATCAGTTAAAAAAGAAAATAGGAAAATTTGCGGGAAGGAAAGAATTGGGTCTTATCTGCGGTTCATTCGCCCTCTCTTTTCTCTGCGCCTCTTTTGTCAGTTTTTTTCTGTCATTTCTTAGTATTTCCTTCATTCTAAAAATAATCCTGGAATTCTTTTTATTCTTTTCTCTGGTCTTTATATTTATAGCAATCTTTAGGCAAAGAGTGCATCTGTAAACTGACGGGCATCAAACCCTTTTATATCCTCTAATTCCTGACCGATACCGATATATTTTACGGGAATATGAAGCTGTGATGCTATCGCAACAATGATGCCTCCTTTCGATGTCCCGTCCATCTTAGTAAGAACAATGCCGGTGATCCCCAATGCATTGTTGAATTCTCTTGCTTGTGAAATGGCATTCTGTCCAGTGGTTGCATCCAAAGTAAGTAAAATTTCCTGAGGAGCGGAGGGAATAACCTTCTTAACCACTCTCTTCATCTTTTTCATCTCTTCCATAAGATTCTTTTTGGTATGCATTCTGCCTGCTGTATCCAATATAATTACATCAATATTCCTCGCATTAGCAGAACTCACCGCATCATAAGCTACGGCCGAAGGGTCACTGCCTTCTTTTTGTCTTATTACAGGAATATTTACCCTTTTTGCCCATTCTTCCAGCTGCCCTATAGCTGCTGCCCGAAATGTATCGCATGCTCCCAAAAGCACGGTCTTGCCTCTTCCTGTAAACAAAGAAGACAATTTGGCAATAGTAGTGGTCTTCCCTCCGCCATTTGTTCCTACCATCATAATTACAAAGGGTTTTTCTCTCAACGCCAATGGTTTTTCTACCGTTTTTAAAATGCTGTATGTTTTTTCTCTTAAAAACAACTCTGCATCTTTTGTTGTCTTTATATCTTTATTTTTGGATAATCCCTCCACCATCTTTTCTGTTACATTTATGCCAAAATCTGCTCCAATCATAAGTTCTTCTATTCTCTCTATATATTCTTCGTCTATTTTTTTCTCTTCTTCACCGAGCTTATGTACCTCTTCTGTAAACTGTTTTCTCGTCTTACTCAGGCTTTCTGTCAATTTTTTAAAAAATGTCATCTCACTCCTCTTTCAACATGTTTATTGGCTTTCACAAATATAATTCCTGTTGAGAGGAACAGTCTCTCTCAGACTGTTTGAGAAAACTATCTGATATACATTTAATTTTCCAACTTTAAAACTAACAGAAGCGGCATTTAAGTAAAGCCTCCACATGTTTATAAATCTTTCATTAAACATAGTTTTAATCTTATCAATATTAGACTCAAAGCGTCTAATCCACTCATCTAATGTTTTTGCATAATTGGGGCGTAGATTTTCCACATCAATCGTATAAAATCCTACACTGGCCATATCCCTTAAAATATCGGATAAAACAGGTATATATCCACCGGGGAATATATATTTTCTGGTCCAGGGGTTTGTTGGTTCA of the Deltaproteobacteria bacterium genome contains:
- a CDS encoding FAD-dependent thymidylate synthase, producing the protein MYVELVSFTPEPEKLCALAARICYTDKEWQILKQSITEKEIHNLLERVISSGHLSVIEHASFSFYIEGISRACSHQLVRHRLASFSQRSHRYSKAEGFVTPPSLKNEKKYLETLNKAQKTYNLLLKKGIKKEDARFILPQAISTRIFLTMNARELLHFFRLRCCYRAQWEIREIATEMLKQAKKVAPFIFKVAGPPCLTGPCPEKEPCGTNIIEIRNFFKNL
- the rsmI gene encoding 16S rRNA (cytidine(1402)-2'-O)-methyltransferase, giving the protein MIGKLFVIATPIGNMKDITLRAIDTLKDVDIIFAERPRHSLRLLSHYGISKSLYLYNDRNWQKQIENALKLVKGGKNIALISDAGTPAIQDPGYRMVQYFRQKNIDVIPIPGPCASICALQASGLPTDKFVFLGFLPRSPGKKKKLLKTYGSLDATLVIYESPLRVKKTLDDINEILGEREVVIARELTKIYEEFLFGTPPTLIPKVEKIKGECVILVKKSD
- the murJ gene encoding murein biosynthesis integral membrane protein MurJ, with product MIKNIIKGAKTIGFYTILSRIMGFFRDIVIAHFFGASLLTDIFFVSFRIPNTFRAFLGEGAMNAAVVPVLSNYKKDAEATGNLVVVFFFIFLALTAVGVLFPQIFAYIFAPGLLKHPLLIKLIRINFPYILLIGSAILFSGIMNTHKHFGIPAFSPVLLNVSLIACTYIFYNFFHVHIYALCVGVLMGGLLQMLFCMGGVFYLHIPIKLSLSFKPSTKKIFTLLLPALGSMAAIQLYSVFSTLIASLLEKGSISYIWYADRLFQLPFAVLSISLSQAALPYLADIKKEEINTHLSHLFRLITFIIPPISVFLIIWGEDVVRIVFVRGAFTLSNAHNTYLALAMFMIGLLPYSYVKLFSSIFYSLKDTKTPMKVAVKTAIFSIAMAFLLGFTLGFWGLALAFSLGGITNAFLLSHQLKKKIGKFAGRKELGLICGSFALSFLCASFVSFFLSFLSISFILKIILEFFLFFSLVFIFIAIFRQRVHL
- the ftsY gene encoding signal recognition particle-docking protein FtsY, whose protein sequence is MTFFKKLTESLSKTRKQFTEEVHKLGEEEKKIDEEYIERIEELMIGADFGINVTEKMVEGLSKNKDIKTTKDAELFLREKTYSILKTVEKPLALREKPFVIMMVGTNGGGKTTTIAKLSSLFTGRGKTVLLGACDTFRAAAIGQLEEWAKRVNIPVIRQKEGSDPSAVAYDAVSSANARNIDVIILDTAGRMHTKKNLMEEMKKMKRVVKKVIPSAPQEILLTLDATTGQNAISQAREFNNALGITGIVLTKMDGTSKGGIIVAIASQLHIPVKYIGIGQELEDIKGFDARQFTDALFA